TTTGCCCATTTGCAGGATGCCGGCGGGAAGATCCAGATCTTTATATCCATGAATACGTTGGGAGAGACGGCCTTCGGACTCTTCCGCCGTATGGATATCGGGGACTTCATCGGCGTCAGAGGCGGCCTTTTCTTCACCAAGACCGGCGAGCTTACGGTGGAAGTCCGGGATCTCAAACTCCTGACCAAATCCTTGCGCCCGCTCCCCGAGAAGTGGCACGGCCTCAAAGACAAGGAGATCCGGTACCGGCAGCGGTACCTCGACCTGGTGGTCAATCCCCAGGTCAAAGAGACCTTCACCCTGAGGAGCCGGATCATCTCGTCCATCCGGGAATTCATGAACGGCCATGGTTTCCTCGAGGTGGAAACTCCCATGATGCAGCCGATCCCCGGCGGGGCCGCGGCCCGCCCTTTTAAGACACACCACAACGCCCTCAGCACGGACCTCTATCTTCGGATCGCCCCGGAACTCTATCTCAAGAGACTCCTGGTGGGAGGCTTGGAACGCGTGTATGAACTCAACCGTAACTTCCGGAACGAAGGGATGGACCTGGAGCACAACCCGGAATTCACCATGATTGAATTCTATATGGCTTATGCAGACTATACGGATTTGATCCCGCTGACCGAATCCCTTTTGAGCGAGGTCTGCCGGGAAACACGGGGCACGCTGGCCCTTGACTTCAAGGGGGAGGTGATCAACCTGACGCCGCCCTATAAGAGAGTGAGCTATCACGAAGCGCTGTCATCCGCTCTCCATGAGAAAGGTTACCCCCAAGAAATCTTGAATGATGCAGAAGGGCTCCTGAAGGCCGCTTCCGGACTCGGCATCCAGAATCCCGGCAGGATGCCGAGGTTCAAGCTCGTGAATAAAATCTTCGAAATTCTGGTGGAGCCCAGTCTGATGCAGCCGACCTTCGTGACCGATTATCCCACAGAGGTATCGCCCCTTTCCAAACGGAAACCGGACCGGCCCGATCTGGTGGAACGGTTTGAGCTTTTTATCGGGGGCAAGGAAATCGCCAATGCCTTTTCCGAATTGAACGATCCCGAAGACCAGCGGGAACGATTCGAAAAGCAGGCGGCGAGCCGGGCGGGAGGGGATGAAGAAGCCATGTTCATGGACCAGGACTTCCTCCGGGCCCTGGAATACGGGATGCCCCCGGCCGCGGGCGAGGGAATCGGGATTGACCGGATGGTCATGCTCCTGACCGGCAACGAATCCATACGAGACGTGATCCTCTTTCCGCAGATGCGCCCGGAAGCCGGAATTTCATCATCCTCCGGCACGAATTTCCCGCCGGAGGAAACGACGCCATGATGAAGTTCGAACTGCTCATCGGCCTCCGGTATCTCAAATCCAAGCGCAAGAATGCCTTCGTCTCTCTGATCACCCTGATCTCCATTATCGGCGTGACCGTGGGGGTGATGGCGTTGATCATCGTCCTCGCGGTGATGAACGGTTTTGAGGAGGACCTCAAGTCCAAGATCCTCGGGACCAACTCCCATGTCGTGGTCCTGCAGGCCGGCAAAGAAGGCATGTCCGGATACTCGGAAATCATGAAAAAGATCCATGGGACCCCCCATGTGGTTTCAGCGACCCCTTTTGTCCTGAACCAAGTCATGCTGACCACCCAGAATAACGTTTCAGGCGTCGTGATCCGCGGGATCATCCCCGAAGAGGAAGGCCGGGTCACGGACATCACCAGGAATATGGTCGAGGGAGACATCATGGACCTCTCCCGAAAGTCCGATCAACCCGATAAGAGCGAGGTTTACGGGATCGTCATCGGACGCGAGCTCTCCATGTCGCTGGGCGCTTACCTCGGAGACCCGGTCAATGTGGTCTCCCCCCTCGGCAGGATCACCCCCCTCGGCATGGTCCCCAAGATGACCCAGTTCCGGGTCGTGGGGATCTTCGATTCCGGACTCTATGAGTACGACACCGGGCTCGCCTATATCTCTCTCCCTCATGCGCAGAATTTCTTTGACATGGGTGACCGGGTGACGGGCATTGAGATCAAGCTTGACAATATCTATGCGGCCAAGGACGTCAGGAACAGGATTCAGGCGTCTCTCGGTCCAAACTACTGGGCCAAGGACTGGATGCAGATGAACCGGAACCTCTTTTCAGCTCTGAGACTGGAAAAAATCACCATGTTCATCATCCTTTCGCTGATCATCCTGGTGGCCGCCCTGAACATCATCAGCACCCTGACCATGGTGGTCATGGAGAAGGGCAAAGAGATCGCCATTCTGAAATCCATGGGCGCACGGAGAAAGAGCATCATGCGGATCTTCATGGTGGAGGGGCTGATCATCGGGTTTCTGGGCACCGCCCTCGGGTGCATCTTCGGACTTCTCGTGGCCTTGAACCTGGAAACGATCGTCGGTTCCATAGAAAATTTCTTCCACTTCAAGATCATCGACAGTTCCGTCTATTACATTGACAAGCTCCCTTCCAAGGTCAACCCCATGGATGTCTTTCTGGTCGTCCTCGTCACCTTCCTGATCAGCCTCTTTTCCACCATGTATCCCTCGTACAAGGCCTCCAAACTCGACCCGGTCGAGGCCATCCGGTACGAATAACCCCTGGTTAATATAATGGTGAAACATGTCGACAAATGAAGATAAAACAAACGGATGAAGAACCAATGACGCAAGCGTTAACATCGGGAGAATGATATGCAAAAACTCACAGTCCAACTTCTGAAATCCGAAGCAAAAGCCTTTGCCGACCGGGAATCAGGGCACAAAGAGAAATCGCTTTTCGGTGTGACGGACGGCAAAGCGGTCGGGACTTATCTGGAATACAAGTTCCAGGAAGCACTACAGAAGAAATACGAGTACGCGTGAGGTTCCTCGGCGAAAGGAATAGACTTTCCAAAACTGGATGTAGACATAAAAGTGACAAGCATTCGGCAGCCACAATCCTCCTGCCCCTTTAAATCGGCACGACAAAAAATATATGGACTCGGTTATTCTCTCTTAGTTTTTGTATACGACAAGAAGGACGAGCGGAAAACGCGCACCGCTACATTGGACATCAAACATGTTATTTTTATCGAGAGCAGTCAGACCGGCGACTTTCAGACCACGACGGGAATCCTTAAAATATCGGACAATAACGGCAACGCTGATGATCTTGTCGCTTTCATGACGGAGCGTTTTTTGCCTGTGGACGAGATTCAAGCTGCGGAATTGGCGAAAGAAATCCTCAAAACCAGACCGAAAGTCGGCTATCTGACCATCTCAAACGCTTTACAGCGGAGGCTTCAGTACGCACGGGTCATTGAACAGGCCGGCAAAGTCAGCGGCGTACAGCGCATAGCATGACGATCAAAAAAACAAAAATTGAATTCGGAGATTTTCAGACGCCCCGCGATTTGGCCAGCGCTGTTACGACCTTCCTCCGCGACGCGGGCATTTCACCGTCCGTTATCGTGGAACCGACGTGCGGCCGCGGCAGTTTTGTACTTGCGGCACATGATGTTTTTTCTAAAGCGCGTCAGATATTCGCTTTCGACATAAATGGCGCCTATATCTCAGCTTTACGTAAAGAAGTCCGTGATGCACACGGCTTTTATTGGCATGTGACCCGGCAGGATTTCTTCGCCTACAATTGGAAAGAGTTCTTCGCGACGTTTCGCGGTGAAATTCTCGTCCTGGGAAATCCTCCATGGGTTACCAATGCCTCTCTCGGAGCATTGGGAAGCGACAATCTTCCTAAGAAAACAAACTTCCAAAATCACGTCGGTTTTGCCGCGAAGACCGGCAAGGCCGACTTCGACATTTCAGAATGGATGTTGATCAAACTCCTCGAAGCCCTTGATGGACGGCGCGGCAGCCTGGCCATGCTTTGTAAGACTTCAACCGCGCGGAAAGTGCTCAGGCATGGCTGGCTCAATCGGTTTAATATCGGTAAGGCAAGCCTTCATTTGATAGACGCTGCTAAGCATTTTGATGTTTCGGTTGACGCTTGTTTGCTAATTGTTCACACCGGCGTTCCGGACCTGTTGTCTACGGCAGGTGTATATGCAGACCTTTCTTTCGATCATAAACTGACGACATTCGGTCTCGTAGGTAGAGACCTGGTCGCGGATGTTGACGAATATCAACGGTTGCGCGAGCTCGACGGTATTGCCTATTATACATGGCGCTCTGGCGTGAAACACGATGCGGCTTCCGTCATGGAGTTCAGTAAGTCCGGCGAGACACTGGTCAACGGTTCTGGTGAACAGGTCAAGATTGAACCGACCTACCTTTATCCGTTGTTGAAGTCTTCCGACCTCGCCAATGACAGGCTTATACCGAAACGCTCTGTTCTTGTTACTCAACGCAAGCCCGGTGATGACACGGAGTCTATTGCGAGAGCCGCTCCGAAGACGTGGGCTTACCTGCTGCGTCACGCGGAGGTTCTGGATCGGCGTCAGAGCATAATCTATCAGAAGCGACCGCGGTTCTCTGTATTCGGCGTCGGAGACTATACTTTCTCTCCATGGAAGGTGGCGATCTCCGGCCTCTACAAGAATTGCCGATTCGTAGTCGTCGGAAAGTACAAGAACAAGCCGGTGGTTTTAGACGATACCTGTTACTCCATTCCTTGTGGTTCCGAGGAAGAGGCAACTTTCGCAAGTCTTCTGCTCAATTCCGACATCGCAAAGCGGTTCCTTCATTCTCTCGTGTTCTTCGATGCAAAGAGACCAGTTACTATTGACGTGCTTAATCGTATTGATTTGAAACGAGTGGCAGAAAGGCTCGGTTTAGAAAGAGAAGCACGTTCATACCTCAGAGATGCTGCGATGTTTGAGAGCCAACAAGGTCTGCTCGTCTTTGAAAAACAAGCGCAGTATCTAACCAATCGCTCAAGAGGGACGCGGCTAAAAAGCCGCCGCGCCCCTTAGCTCATCGTTAACCCCCCCAGAATAACGGACACTCCATCGCCTTGAAACACCGAAATGTCCACATTCCTCTGTACACGGTGTAAGCCGCGCAGGAGTTTCCCATGATGATTCTTGCAAAAAGTTTATTGCCCGCTGCGGCCTTTCTTGATATAATTAAATAAATCGGAAATCTTTATAAATGCTGGAATATCTCATTTATGGAGGTATCATGACCGGAACGGAGACCATCAAAGGCACGAAATTGGGCGCTCTCCTGATCCAGAACAAGATCATCACCGAGGAGCAATTAAAAGAGGCCCTGAAACGTCAATATCAGCAGGGGGGATTTCTCGGGACCAACCTGGTCATGCTGGGTTATATCGATGAAGAGACCCTTCTGCATATCCTGAGCACCAAGCTCGGAATCCAGAGCATCAGTCTGACCGGGATAGAAATCACTCCCATGCTCCAGAGGATGCTCCCGTTCGACAAGGTGAAACTCCACAATGTCCTCCCCATCGCCCTGGAAGGAAACACCTTTATCGTCGCCATGGCCGACCCCACGGACCTCAAGGTCCAGAATGACCTGGAATACACCCTGAACCGCTCGGTCCGGGGAGTCCTGGCTTCGGAAACCGAAATCCTGGAAGCCGTTGAATTCTTCGAACGAGAAGGATACGGCATCAAGACCTACGTTAAAACCGCAAAGAGCTCATCGAGAATGAACAGAAAACTCGACCTGAGAGAACTCCTGACGGCAACCGCCAAGAAAAAAGCATCCGACCTGCTCATCACTGCGGGGGTCCCGCCGAGTCTGAAACTGAACAATGAAATTATCCGGCTGGATTACCCGTCGCTGACGCCGGGCCAGGTGGAGGAGCTGGTTCTTTCCATCCTGACCGAGAACCAGAGACTGAAATTCGACAAACAGTCCGAGCTTGACTTTGCCTATTCACTCTTTGATGTGGGGCGTTTCAGGGTCAACGTCTACAAGCAGAGGAATTCCCTCTCCCTGACGGCCAGGAACCTCATGGATAACATCCCGTCATTCCAGGAGCTGGGGCTCCCCGCATGGATCAAGGATTTCGCCCTCAAGTCCCAGGGAATGATCCTGATCACCGGCCCGGCCGGCCACGGAAAATCCACCACCATCGCCTCGATCATTGAGTACATCAACAGCCACAGAAAATGCAACATCATTACCATCGAAGATCCGATCGAGTTTCTCCTGCAGCACAAAAACAGTAATGTGAATCAGCGGGAGGTGGGTACGGATACGGAATCCTTCTCCATGGGGCTCAAACATATCTTCCGGCAGAGCCCGGATGTGATCATGATCGGAGAACTCAGAGACTATGAGAGCATCTCCATCGCCGTCAGCGCGGCGGAAACCGGGCATCTCATCCTGGGGACGCTCCACACATTAAACGCAACCAGCACCATTGACCGGCTGATCAACGTCTTTCCCGGAGAACAGCAAAATCAGGTCCGCGCACAACTCGCCGAATCGCTGCTCCTGATTCTTTCTCAACGTCTTGTTGCGACATCGGACGGGAAAAGAAGGATCCTGGCGTACGAAAAACTCATCAATTCGACTCGGGTCAAAAACCTGATCCGGAACAAGAAGACTCATCTGATCCGCACCCAGATGATGAACGACAAGGAAGATTTCGAAATCATCGACGCGAGTCTCGGCAGACTCGTGAACGAGGGAAAGATCCTCTACGAAGAGGCCATCAAGTTCGCGGACAACGAGAGCTTGTTTTCAGAGACGGCAAAGAAGAAACCCTGAACGTCCATCCGCCGGGATATGCGGGATATTTCCTTTCGGGAATTCAGGATCCGTTCATATCCGCGAGTTCTTCCTCCAGATCAGAGGACTCCTCCAAAAGGCCGGGTTCATCCTTGGCGATCCTGGACGCTGCGCGTTCAAGGGCCTTTCTGACCTCCGGAATCAAATAGTAGTCTTCCAGAGGAAACCGGCATAGGAGGAGAGAAAGCAGATCGGCCTTATCCGGAACGGTCAGATCCTTCCGGATGATCATCATCGGTTCCCCTTTGATCCGGCAGAGGCCGCCCCGGCTTTTGCACTTTTCATAACGAACCTTGATGGACATTTTCTGAGCCAGGGCTTCCAACTGTTCCAGCATTTCTCTTGAATTCATATCTCCCTCAATCCGTCAGAGACGCGTTTCGGCCAGCAGGTCATCATCGGTGCCTTCCCGCCGGTCTTCTCCCGAACTCCTTACCGTGATCGTCCTCCCTTTCACCTCAAGACGGTATGCCTCCCCCCACGGGTCCACGACCTCATTCTTTTCAAGAATGATTTCCTGAACCAGATCATTCAGAGCGCCGGGGAAGGATTCCGTCTCAAGGTAGTAGACCTTGGAAGCCGAAAGAATCCGGTCCATCTCCTGTAAGGCATGGACCTGTCTGATCAGTTCAAACCGATAAGCCATATTCCTTGTCACATCAAACAAGATCCCGGCGCCCGGCCGCCTGGAAGCCGTGAACAAGAAAAGCACCGCCGACAACATGATGGCATAAGCAGCGAGGTTCCTCAAGATTTTTCTGACCCGCCGCCTCTTCCTGTCGATTTCCTCAACTCCTAAGACCGGGGGCTCCTCTCCAACAGGCAGGATCAATCCGGCGGAGACAAGATTAAACAGCGCCTTGCTGGTTTCAAACTCTCCGATCAGGCTGATATCGACCAGTTTCCGGACGGATCTTTCACCGTCCACGAGGCTGTATATTTTCTCTTCCTCATGGCTCAGGGGGAAATCTTTCTGCAGGGCCTTCCCTCTATCCTTAAGGGATTTATTTTGCTGTGACTCATCAAACATCATGTCGATGGCGCTGTCAATGTCACCCGCAAGCGCTTTGTCTGCCCGTTTTTCATCCGCTTTTTTGAAGACGAGGACATCGGAAGATACAACCCGGCGTACTAGCGGCCACTCGTCCGTGAGACGCATACTCTCCATGAGGATCCCGTCACAGGGAATCGGGGCCGTATTATCCTTGTCATAATTCACGGGAACCTGCTCAAATCTGTAGTCCCCTTCTTTCCACTCGAAGATCTTGAAAACCGTCTCTCTGACCTGAAGCTGGATGATGGAGGAGAGATCCTTGCGGTGCACCATCTTTTCCTGTATGAGGATGTGTCCTAATTTTTGCCCCGTCTCCTTCTGGACGGCAAGAATCCTTTCAAGGTCTTGATCGGTGATCAGTTCCGCCCTGACCAGGATCTGCCCCAGGAGCCGGCCTTTGCCCTTATGATAGGATTCGGCGGCCACGACCATGCCGTTCTCAAAGGTCACGGTGACGGTGTCTTGATCCGAGGTCAGGGTCAAGATCCCTGTTTTTTTCTGCATCCCGATGAGCTGCAGGATGTCCGTCATGCCGAAATCCTTGATCTTGCCTTCAAGGGCCATGGAGCAACCTCAATAAAAGATATGCAATCAGATCATCCCCTCGGCCTGTAAAGATGCATGACCGAAAGCCCGTACAGGAACAATGCCGGAATCGCGAACCAGAACCGTGCGCTTAAGGAGAAAGCCCGAACCGTCATCGGGTCTTGACAAAGGAAGTCCCGGAAAAACGCGTAGACGAAAAAAACCACGGCAAAAGAGAGCACGAAAAAGCCCTTCAAAAATCGGCCGGAGTAGATGTATCCTCCCCCCGGTATCAATAGCCCCAGGATCCTTCTCGTCTCGATTTTTTTATCCATGTATCTTCGGA
This portion of the Nitrospirae bacterium CG2_30_53_67 genome encodes:
- a CDS encoding lysine--tRNA ligase, whose protein sequence is MQDDNELIQQRKKKIRDMMEEGIELYAHRFDPEHSTREILDRYGSSTAEKLSAEKPQAVIAGRIISMRRFGKGAFAHLQDAGGKIQIFISMNTLGETAFGLFRRMDIGDFIGVRGGLFFTKTGELTVEVRDLKLLTKSLRPLPEKWHGLKDKEIRYRQRYLDLVVNPQVKETFTLRSRIISSIREFMNGHGFLEVETPMMQPIPGGAAARPFKTHHNALSTDLYLRIAPELYLKRLLVGGLERVYELNRNFRNEGMDLEHNPEFTMIEFYMAYADYTDLIPLTESLLSEVCRETRGTLALDFKGEVINLTPPYKRVSYHEALSSALHEKGYPQEILNDAEGLLKAASGLGIQNPGRMPRFKLVNKIFEILVEPSLMQPTFVTDYPTEVSPLSKRKPDRPDLVERFELFIGGKEIANAFSELNDPEDQRERFEKQAASRAGGDEEAMFMDQDFLRALEYGMPPAAGEGIGIDRMVMLLTGNESIRDVILFPQMRPEAGISSSSGTNFPPEETTP
- a CDS encoding ABC transporter permease, whose protein sequence is MKFELLIGLRYLKSKRKNAFVSLITLISIIGVTVGVMALIIVLAVMNGFEEDLKSKILGTNSHVVVLQAGKEGMSGYSEIMKKIHGTPHVVSATPFVLNQVMLTTQNNVSGVVIRGIIPEEEGRVTDITRNMVEGDIMDLSRKSDQPDKSEVYGIVIGRELSMSLGAYLGDPVNVVSPLGRITPLGMVPKMTQFRVVGIFDSGLYEYDTGLAYISLPHAQNFFDMGDRVTGIEIKLDNIYAAKDVRNRIQASLGPNYWAKDWMQMNRNLFSALRLEKITMFIILSLIILVAALNIISTLTMVVMEKGKEIAILKSMGARRKSIMRIFMVEGLIIGFLGTALGCIFGLLVALNLETIVGSIENFFHFKIIDSSVYYIDKLPSKVNPMDVFLVVLVTFLISLFSTMYPSYKASKLDPVEAIRYE